Genomic window (Indicator indicator isolate 239-I01 chromosome 13, UM_Iind_1.1, whole genome shotgun sequence):
CCCACCCACCATGGATACGGCACCCAGGAGGGCAGtccagtgccagggcaggggaggagtAGCACCCCCACGGCTCACATTTGACGGCGCCTGCTTGtggccccagctgctcctcggctcagccctgccaggcaGGCATCACTTGCAGCAACTAGCTCAAGCTCTTGGCAGACTTGGGGTGCCGTGGGCACGGGTAACCTGCAGTGGATCAGCCCCTGCTTCCCTGCCCACCTTCTCGGCACTGCCTGTTAGAATGCCAGGGCAAAGTACCCACTTGCTGAACTGCCCCAGGCACCGTCCCAGGCAGGAACCAGGGGGAAGCACCTTTGCCCGGACGTCTGAGTGCCTTAGGCAGCATAGGGGAGGGAGGACATAGGGAACAGACAGGCATCCAGGTGTCACTGGGGAGGCCCCAGAAGGGAAGGAGCTGTAAACGTGGGGCTAAGGTTGCGGGCGGAGGAGATACACTATCTTGGGGGCAGAGGGCTAGGGCGTGACGGGTGCCCATGCGGTGCCTCTGGGAGCCCACACAGTGTGGGCATCATTGCCCAAGTAGTGAGGAGTTTGGGGGGGAATGGCGTACGGTCAAAAGTACTGCCCTAGGGAGTCGGGGGCTCAGCTGAGCGCTTCCACTGGTGGTGGCGCTATGGGATGACACGCCTGTCCTGGGAGTTATCCCCAGCCACAGCCCGAAGATGGGCACCCCAAACTGGACATCGCAGAGCTCACCAGCACCGCCACCCTGAACGAGGCAGCCCTCCACAACAGCCCATCTGCCCCAGGCGCCCCGCCGTGAGCCGAGTCCCTCCGGTGCACGGTGCCCCCCGGTGCCCGGTACCGGCCGCACTCACCAGGGTCTGCTCATACTGCAGCGCCCGCTGCGCCTCGCTCTCGGAGGCCATGGTGCCGCCGGTGCCGCCGCTCCTGGCCGTGCCGGTGCCGGTGCCTGCGGCGGCTCCTCCCGGGCCGTACAGGGCGGGCCCGGGGCACTGCCCAGGGGAGGGACCGGTCGTGCTCCGCCTCTGCCGGCAGCGCCGAGCATCCAGCACCGGGCAGGGGCAAGGGGGTGCCCGGATGGGCTGGGggaactctgctctgcccacccATGGGCTTTGCGCCTACGTTTCCCAGCTGAGGACGGCACCCGTGGACAGCCGGTGTGTGCGAGCGTGGGGGGGTAAAAGCCGGCGCGGGGTGCCCGCGGGTACAATTCCCATTAGGACACATTGTTTCTTCCCACGGGCACAaggagctggcactgccaccGATCGCTGTTTCCTCGTGGTTTCACCCCGGTGGGAAGTGGGCAGTAGGACGATGAGAGTACCGCAGGCGAGAAGCCCACAGGCTAGGGTTCAGATCTGGGGAGCCAGAGTGCCTGAGGTCTTGGCATTGATGGCACAAGATTTGCAGATGCCCATGGATGGCTGGGAACCTCGGCAGAGTGGGGACTCGCCAGGGGTACCTCAAAGATGGCAGGGATTTGGTCCTTACCGTGGTGCTGCTCAGCATCCCTGGActgccagccccagggaagGAAGCTGGGTTCTGCTCTTCGCTGCCAAacctgctgggcagctgtggcTCAGCCCTCTTCAGAGGGGCACAGGAGCAAAGCATGGCACCAGCAATCCTTGGGCAAGGTGCTCCAGCATGGCAGGCCGTCTGGCTcaggagcagctggcagggctgagctcGCCCTTCTCCCTGGGGCACTGCAGGGCACCTTAGTGGCAAGAACAGGGTGCAGGGAGACACGGAGCTGTGCCACTGTCGGGCTGGTGTTGCGGGATGGGGAATGGGCTAGTTCTCACTGCCTGGGTGCCACCCTCTGCTTTGAGGGCACCACCTCCAATGGTGGGTGATGATGGCCAAACTAGGGGCTGGGATatgccctgtgccaggctgggagggttcATTGCCGGACAGAAACTGGTTTGAGGCAGGGCAGTGATAAAATAAGCTGCCTGCTCATTGTGTCCCTGGGCACGGAGCTCCCTCCTCACTTGTAAGCTCCTGGCACTCCCCCACAGTAGCCAGGACACTCATCCGGAGGGGCATCCCCGTGCCAGGACGCacgctctgcctgctgccaccagcgtgcccagctctgggccaCCAGCACACTGCAAGGCCACCGCGGGTGCTGCTACCCTGCTGGCGCAGACACTCATGTGGCCACGGGCACACGTGGGGCAAGACACCTGGCTCAGCATTCAGGGTTCTGTACCAGTGTGGGATGGCACAGTGCCATTTTCCTGTTGTCCTACCCTGACCTCCTGTAGTCCAGTGCTGCCTCTGGTGCAGCCTCAGTATAGACTAACACTGTCCCACTTTGGCGGTGTTGTGCCACCATGCCTCAGTTCTCTCCCCACAGAGTCCAGTGTGGCTGTCCTAGCACAGTACAGTGatgtctccagaggtgcctcAGTCCCTCATAGTAGGGGACAAAAAAATCAAGTGGCAGCACTGGAGCTTCCATGGGCCCCATGAGCCATGTGAGGTTTTAGTCCAGGGTGGCTGTACTGGAGTGACTGGGGGAGTGCTGCCCCAAAGCGTGTGCTGTGGTCTGCACTGGCACTGGTGTGAGTTGCCAGGTGGCACACCCAGATACAGGCACTCAGCTTGCTGTGGGTAGGAAATTCCATGGGTATCAGCTGGCTTGTGGCCCTGGACTGGGCTTTTTGTGCCACTGCAGAGGTGTTGGGGACAGAGCCTTGCTGTCCTTGTGCCAGAGGGCACTATCACCAGGCTTTGCATCCttagcccctgccatgggcacaggcaAGGCTAGCATTGTAGCCCCAGCCACGGGTACCGGGTTCTGCCCTAGTCTTGTACACTGCTAACCTACAAGCCCCACCCCATAGCCCACTTGGGGTGCCTCCAGCCTAGCACTGGCTCCCAGACCTCGTGtgccccaacccccccagcacACACATCCCTAAATCCAGCAAGGTCAGGTTCCACAAATCCCATGGGAGCCTGATGTGGGATGcaggggcacagccctgtgcctgctgctgctaggAAGAGGAGGGCGTCAGGGTGGACAATATCTCTGGTTTTAATAAATACATCGGGACCCCTGTCAGTGGGCACCATAAATTATTTGACAAGCTTGGCCAAGACGAGGGCCAGAGGGATTTTACACTATGTACAAGGTGGCCATGATGCCCACTGTGCCTGCCAGCTGGGGGAACGCAGAGAGGAAGGGCAGttggtgctccagcctctgttagcctggctgctgctcactgGCATGAGTGGGCAGGGCAGCTCCATCATCatggctgtgcccaggctggatgCCTGGCTGCATGCACCCTGCCATGCTCCTCTGTGCCCCGAGCCCTGCATGGGGGCGATGAGTGGCAAGGACCTGCTTATGTCTGCCTGGTCTCACACCACTCCAGGCAGTGGTCACTGCTCAGCGGCTCCACACTTCCGCCCTGCTGTCATGGACCTTCTCCTGCACATCTGAGGAGGCATCTGGGGCTGCAGGGTAGGGGAAAGTGGGGATGAGAGATGGACatagtgggtgtcaggaaggtgCTTGGGTTTGTTGCTGCTCTGGTTCAGCAcccaggagagatggggaggtTCAGGGGCCACAGAGGCaattctgggggagcagtgccCACAGACGAGCACTGGCACTCACAGTGGCACTTGGCACAGCAGGGGTTGTCCTTCCTGGTAGGGCTGTCACAAGCTGCTGGCGGGCACTCCTGGCGCTGGCAGTGTGTCTCCCCTGACTACAGGGCAGAAAGAGGGTTTGGAGGGTACTCCTCAGGGTGCAGTGGGTCCCCAGGATGGTACCCTGGGCTGCCCTCCAAGCACTGAGAACAGGCACAGGGCTTTCTTTTGCctcccctgcccacagcctgtcACACTCACCACACACCAGCACAGGATACACTTCATTTCTCCAAAGGGTGGCACAGAGGGGTGCCAGCTCTCGTTGTTGAGGTACCAGCGGCGCCCGAAGCGGCAGGCTCGCGGCCCATCTGCCTGCATGCTGTCGGCCAGCTCAGGGACACTCTTCTCTGGGGCTACAGGAAAGGGCACTGGGAGGAAGCATGCACTGGGCAAGGGCACCCCACTGACGGTGGCACGGGGAGGTACAAGGACTTTGGCAGGGATGCTAGGAGAGTGGAGGGTAGGAGGGTAGGTTCAGGTACCTGGGCATTTTTTGCAGCAGTCAGAGGGGCTGGCACGCACAGGGTTGGCACAGGTGAGGCGTGGGCACTGCACCTTCTCACAGTGCACTTCACCTGTGGTGCCCTGTGGAGAGCATTGGGGGCTCATGTGGGGCATGGAGCAGTCAGCACAAGGCATATGACCCCCATCTTGGTTTGAGCCTCTTCTACAGTGACCATTATCTTGGGGGTGTCCATGGGTgcaggggcagctctgccaACAGGCCTGGCCGGGGTCTGGAGGGGACTAGGACCCACACTTACCTTGCAGGTGCAAATGGCACATTTGATGAGGCCAAATGGGGGCACAACAGGATGCCAGCGGGTTCCAGAGCCTCGCCAGGTCTTGTCCCCATCAAAGTagcagcctgggagaggaggaagaggtggaCACAGCCCCCAGAGGGTGCCAGGGAGGCCAGAGAGGCAGAGCTaccccctcagcctgtgctcactgAGACTCACCCTCGCTACTGTCCCGTGCCCGCTCCAGCTTTACATCCTCCTGCCCTGTCTTCTTCTCTGCAGGGAAGAAGGAGggcatggagcagggcagaggctcagagagggacctgccACCTTTAATCCATGGGaaacccagctgctgcccagccccccACCCAAgacctccccagctcccagaTACCTTCACAGATGGGGCAGCACAAATCCTCAGGATGCACCTGGTGGGTACAGTTGAGGGGCTGGCACAGGATGGGGTCACAGATCACTGTGCGCTTCTGGGGGCAGGATGTACAGGAGCTCGTTACAAGGGGTTGCCATGAGAGGTGTTGCCCCCCAGCTTCTTCCCCCCTGGCCCGTACCTGGCAGCTGCAGATGGAGCATTTCTTGTCATAGTCAGGTGCCCAGCGAGTGCCATGTGCCCGGTGCTGGCCTTCAAAGAAGCAGGAGTTTGGGTCCTTCTTCAGTTGCTCCAGATCCCTGCTCTTGGTGCCCTCAGAGACTTCGGCCTCCCCCGGAGACAGGCGAGTCCCTCCTGCGTGGCACCGGTTGGGGATGTGCACCTGGATGTGCGCACAGAGCGGGTGGGTTGGCACCACTGGCATACCCCACTTCCCGTGCCAATGATCAGCTGCCCTGCATGGTCAGGACTGATGAAGGAACCACTGATGACCACAGCACAAACCATGTTTCACTGCCAGGACTATGCCATGCCGTGCCgtgccccttcccacccaactcTGGGCAGGGCAACCCAGCTGGAGACCCCAGGCAGTACTGCAGATGGGTAGGGGTGCCTTGCCCAGGCAGAGACCTACCCATCCCCGCATCTCCCCGTGGGGGTGAGCTTTGGTGCTGACTTGCAGGAAAGCAGTGCCTTGGgccaggtgctgcagcaggtcggCATCCAGGTCCTTCACCACTCCCTGAGCCTGCCAAGGTGAGAGGGGCACCAGGGTGGGCATGAGGGCTGGTCTGCTCCCCACTGTGCAGTGCCCCAAGTAGGTGACAATCTCACCTCAGTGCTGTAGAAACCCTTGAGCAGGCGCTTGTGCTGGTGGGGATGGGCACCCATCTCGCCCAGCTCAGCCACTCCGTGGAGGTGGGCACTGACAGTGCCATCAGATGGGCgacccagccctgccactgtGATCTCGTAGTGCAGGTGGCAGTGCTCATCCAGTGAGAGCCAAGCGTGCCCTCCAGCCCCGCTGCCCACAGGAGGGGACACCAGCTGCCCCGCCAGCACCACAGGCATCTCTGCACGCAGAAAGATGCCACAGGAGGTGGTGGGCAGGGGGCTGCCACATCACTCCTGCCATCACCCCTGGTGCCCCCCAAGTACCTGTGTAGCGAGTGAGCAGCCCGCTGTAGGGCAGGGAGATAACCTGACCCCGCAGCTCCCCCTCTGCCCAGTCCTTGGTGGCCACATTGAGGAAAAGCTCGTTCTGCAGCAGCATATGGGCATCACGGGCGCTGGGGCTCTGCCAGGTGCCCTGGGCCTGCCAACAGCAGGAGATTGCATAGGTTGGGATGGGGACATGCCCCAAATCCCTTTGCCACTCCCTCCCAGTGTAACCTGGCACTCACCAGCCCATCTTTGTAGCTGGGTGTCATATCAAACAGGACATTCCTCTTGCTCTTCCGTCGGGGTTTGGTCTCCAGTGTAATGCCCACCACCTCACTGGCAGTGCCCACCACTTGCACCTGTGAGGAAGATGCcaaggggcagtgccagggggaGAGACCCTTCTGGGACCCCCAAAGGAAGGGCGGTGTCCCCTGCTTACCTGGTACTCCAGAGTGCCATTTTCATGCAGTGCCAGCTTGGCTGAGCCCACAGCCCCCGTCTTGGTTGGCAGCAAGGCGTCCGCTCCACACAGCACGCTTTGGATGGCTTCAGCCCAGAGAGAAAAGCACAGAGGAGGGATGAGGTTGGCATAGGAGAAGGCATAGCCCCTGTGCCCTGGGGTGCCCGCCCTGTGCTCACTGTCACAGCTGCGGCGGGTGGTGATGGTGCCTGCCAGCTGCCGCGCGTGCCGGCCCTCCGTCTCAGCCACGATGCGGAGCTGCCCCTGCACCAaccactgcagctcctggaCAGACAACTCGCTCAGCACCTCTGCAAAGTCTGGGTCCTGCCAAGGAGGGCAAGGTGCCACAGATCAGCCCTGGCGAGGCGGGCACCGTGGCTGCTGGGGCACTGGGGGGAAGAAATTGGCTTTACCTCTGCAGTGATGTTGGCATGGACCTCCCGCAGTGTCTGGCCCTGGTGCAGGATGCGGACCCGCAGAGGGACCCAGGGGGATTCTGGggatggcagagggggttggacccgcAGAACTGGGAGCTTGTAACCACTGTCCTTCTTTCTCCTAAACCCACCCCTCTGTGCCCAATGCCCCCACACCCCTGCACCTTATTTCCCACTTTCTCAACACCTGCCTGTCCTGTGCTACATGCCAGGACTCCTGCACACACTGTGACTCTCTCTGTTTCCAATGTATTCCCACAAATCCTCACACAACCCACATTCCAAACACATCTTTCTGCAGCGACCCTCACAACCCATATGGCCTCCAGCAGCATATGGCCCCACATTCCCCCACATGGTACCACATATCACCCAACCCATGCACACTCCAGATTATGCAGCAACCTCTATGCATGCCTGAACCCCCACTCATTCCACACACAGCCCCTGTACCTACTCTGAGCCCTGCACCCCAGCCCATGCACCCACCCTGACTCCATCCATGCTGACCCCTACACATCAGAAGCCACATAGGTGCTTAAaccctctgccccagccccacactgcctccctgggcagcgtcAGGCCCCTCACCCTCAGcaccaggctccagcagcccaCGGGCCATGAGAATGAAGTGCAGGTTGTTCTCAGTGTCGCTCAGGGTCAACATGGCCATACCCCCAGCACCCAGGTGTGTGGGGTCCGATGAGGTCAGGATGGCACCAAATGTCTCTGTGCAGGGAGAGAGGGCATGAGGGGGCATCTTGGTGGGCACCAACTGGGTGGGCATGCAGAAGCTGGACCTACCTGCAAAGAGTGCCCGGTGCTTGAGGATGTGCCCATGAACCTCTCCAGAGGGTTGCGCCCGGGTGATAAGGGACACACGGAGCTGCTCCCCCCGCAGCAGCTGGACATTGGCCTTGGACACTGTCCTCCACatcccacagagctgcaggcaagcacaaggctgggcaggggctgggagcacCATGtacccaggca
Coding sequences:
- the CHRD gene encoding chordin; translated protein: MRTAQLLLLAQLLLLTQLLPGRAARPKLTLPIRPDTDPLPPGGAAGCAFGGRFYAVDETWHPDLGEPFGVMRCVICHCEPQRNRRGKPAGKVNCKNMKQDCPVPTCPRPTLLPGHCCHTCPKALPGPPEKSLAPPFDTFEYFQDKEDNLDKPYNDRSYLSSEGLARDDARTEFVALLTSGPEPWHPTSSAVAKARFTLLRSYLLFSISYEQLGRPSRVRFSDPEGNVLFEHPVQKSAASADGMLCGMWRTVSKANVQLLRGEQLRVSLITRAQPSGEVHGHILKHRALFAETFGAILTSSDPTHLGAGGMAMLTLSDTENNLHFILMARGLLEPGAEESPWVPLRVRILHQGQTLREVHANITAEDPDFAEVLSELSVQELQWLVQGQLRIVAETEGRHARQLAGTITTRRSCDTIQSVLCGADALLPTKTGAVGSAKLALHENGTLEYQVQVVGTASEVVGITLETKPRRKSKRNVLFDMTPSYKDGLAQGTWQSPSARDAHMLLQNELFLNVATKDWAEGELRGQVISLPYSGLLTRYTEMPVVLAGQLVSPPVGSGAGGHAWLSLDEHCHLHYEITVAGLGRPSDGTVSAHLHGVAELGEMGAHPHQHKRLLKGFYSTEAQGVVKDLDADLLQHLAQGTAFLQVSTKAHPHGEMRGWVHIPNRCHAGGTRLSPGEAEVSEGTKSRDLEQLKKDPNSCFFEGQHRAHGTRWAPDYDKKCSICSCQKRTVICDPILCQPLNCTHQVHPEDLCCPICEEKKTGQEDVKLERARDSSEGCYFDGDKTWRGSGTRWHPVVPPFGLIKCAICTCKGTTGEVHCEKVQCPRLTCANPVRASPSDCCKKCPAPEKSVPELADSMQADGPRACRFGRRWYLNNESWHPSVPPFGEMKCILCWCVSGETHCQRQECPPAACDSPTRKDNPCCAKCHSPDASSDVQEKVHDSRAEVWSR